In one Salvelinus sp. IW2-2015 unplaced genomic scaffold, ASM291031v2 Un_scaffold3829, whole genome shotgun sequence genomic region, the following are encoded:
- the LOC112076546 gene encoding myc box-dependent-interacting protein 1-like, with translation VLQKLGKADETRDTAFEEGVANFNKQMXEGTKLQKDLRAYLAAVQTMHDASKRLQDCLADMYEPEWFGKEDVDTIAEVRETRTVGVCVXSMGIQDERLPVPL, from the exons GTCCTTCAGAAGCTGGGTAAagctgatgagaccagggacACAGCGTTCGAGGAGGGCGTGGCTAACTTCAACAAGCAGATG GRCGAGGGCACCAAACTGCAGAAAGACTTGAGGGCCTACCTGGCAGCAGTTCAAA CCATGCATGATGCGTCCAAGCGTCTGCAGGACTGTCTGGCGGATATGTACGAGCCAGAGTGGTTTGGCAAGGAGGATGTGGATACCATCGCAGAGGTGAGAGAGACTAGRACMGTTGGTGTGTGTGTGTSATCTATGGGAATTCAGGATGAA